The genomic region ACGCCCAGCCCTTAACAAGGGAAGAAATGGCTTTTATATAGAGGGTATCAGGCATGTTATTGAATATCCACATTGTTAGGGTTTAGAGGCCTTAACGTCGCCGGCGATGGGCGGCAACGGCCACAACTCCTATAACGGAAGCGCCCAAAAGCACGGGAACGGGGCACCACGACTGCGATGAGGTTGGAGATGGCTTATAGGTGGCCACGATCGGCTCCTCAGAGGGCGCCACGGTAGGGGTGGGAGTGGCGGTCGGGCCTGGAGTGGGCGTGGCCAGCGCCACGGACGCGGGAAGGGTGAGAGAGTACACAGTGCCGCCTCCCGAGCTAGTGCCATAAGAGCTAAAGTAGAGCTTATCGTCCACCATGATGGGCGTGGAATAGACTGGCGAGTCGGCCCGGAACTTCCAGTATTGCAGGCCGTATCTGGCGTCGACCGCGTACAGGCACCTGTCTCCCGATCCGACGTATATGATGCCCTTGGCCTTATCGATAAACGGAGAGGCCTTGATCGGCCCGCCGGTGGAGAACTTCCACGCCATCTCGCCATTTGTGGCGTTGAAGGCGTACAGGTTGCCATCCCACGACCCGACGTAAATGTTGCCGTCATAGTACTCTGGCCTTGAGACGACCTGGCCGCCCGCCTGGCTCTTCCAGGCCATGCTCCCCTGGTAGGTCTCCATCGATATTACGCTGCCGTCATAGGTGCCCACGTATAGGTAGCCATCATGGGCGAGGGGCGAGTACGCCCTCTCCCCTACGTTGACGCTCCACTTCACCTTGCCAAAACTGGGGTCGACGGCCACGACCCTGCCATTGAGGGTACTCGCGTACACCACGTTATCGTAGCCCTCCAGAGCGGTAGATACGCCGCCTCCCACGCTCACGTTCAATATCTCTTCGCCGTCTGACGGTTTGAGGGCGTATATGCGCCCGTCATCGGACCCCACGAAGACTATGCCGTTCATGATCAGCGGCGTCGAGTCGACGTTACTCGCGGCCTTAAACCTCCACTTTTCCGTTCCACTAAATGTCTCTATGGCGTAAAACATGCCATTGGCCGTCCCCACGTACAGGGTGTTATCGTGGAAGGCGGGACTGGCGAGCACCGTGGAGCCGGCCTTGAACTTCCACTGTGGGACGCCGCTCTGGGCGTGGATGGCGTATACAATGCCATCGAGGGAGCAGACGTATAGCATGCCATTGTTATAGACGGGCGATGCTGATATGTAGGCGCTGCCCTGTCCCGGCTGGCCCACCTGATATGCCCAGTCGAGGGTCGGCTCAGCGGCGAGCGCCGGGGCAATAAAAGTGATTGCCATTAATAAAGCGATAAGGTATCTACGCGTCAACATTAGGTTACCTGCCACTGCTTGAGGCATTAAATGTGTTTTATATAATGGGATAAAAGCTTTGCGTTCGCCTGGCAGCGGGCCTCGGCGGATGGGCTTCCAGAGGAAATAAAGGGGTATAAGGCGTTTTTTCGCCATGGGCAGGGCTACTGGTGCCATGACCAAAAAGGCCTGGTTTATCGCCGGGCGGTTACTTCTTGGCCGCGTTGACCGGCTCGTCGTCGGTTGCCGCGATGAAAACCGTCTTCTTCTCCTTTCGAGCCTCGCCTGAAGCGGTAAACCTTCCCCTGCTATCCGCGACTATGAAGTGCTCGGACGGGCTGTCCTCCACCTCGACCTCTTCTATGACGCCTGTGGCAGGGTTTTGCTGAAGTTTTTTGATCTTTTTTACGCCCTGTTTTGGCGGAGCGTGCTGCTCGGCCTCGGCTGGCGCCTTGCTCACGCTGCCGTTTCCGGCGGCAAGGGCGGCGTCCAGCATCCTGGCCAGCTCTACGACTTTTAGCTCTAGCCTGGTTAGCTTGGAGTCCATGTCTTCCGGGTTGTCGTTTAGCCTTGCCTCGACCTGTTTTAGCGCTTCGTTGATGTCCGTGTTGTCAACGTGTGCGCCCATCGCGTTTAGCTTTTGCTCTATTCGCTCGAAAATTGTGGGTGCTGCACTATCCATACTTCATCATCCCCTTAGTTTTTAATTGATAGGCAGCCGCTTAAAGCTTTTGGTGTTCGTATTATGAATGGGCTCTAGGATGGCTTGGCGGCACATTATCATCGCCAACCAGCTACCCGCTGAAAGTATTCCTCCCCTGAGATGATGATCCCGCATAAAAAATACATGGCCATAGCGCTCCGAAGGCGGGCTAATAAATAAAGCGCTTCCAGAAGAGAGAAAGGTAATACTTTCACCACGCATTCCACATAGTATATTAATGGGCACACGCATTGTATCACTGGAGTGAAAGTTTGAACCATCATGACTAAAGATATCCTACTCTGGGACCAGACCGTATTCAAAGAGCAGGAATACTTCGAACTGGATTTTTTGCCGGAAAACCTCCTGCATCGTGAGGCGCAGATGCGCTCGCTCAAGTTTAGCGTGTCGCCCGCCCTGCGGGGCTCGACGCCCCTGAACGCCTGCTGCCGGGGCGCCCCGGGCACGGGCAAGACATCGGCCGTGCTGAAAGTATTCTCAGAGCTGGAAAACGCCACCCAGAAGGTCGTACCGGTCTACATCAACTGCCAGCTGGACTCCACCAGGTATGCCATCTTCGCCCAAATATTTAAGAAGCTGTTCGGCTACCCTCCCCCGTCTTCGGGGATCTCCTTTAAAAAGCTATTCTCGCAGATAGCGAAGCACCTCGTGGAGAAGAAGCGAGTCCTTATAGTTGCGCTGGACGACTTTAACTATCTCATGGCTAGCAAGGAGGCCGACGAGGTGCTATACTCCCTCCTGAGGATGCACGAGGTACAGCCGGGCGCCAAGGCTGGCGCTATAGCCATCCTGAGCGACCTGACGCTGGACATGGCAAGGGACCTCACGCCACAGGTACAATCCGTATTCCTCCCGGAGGAGATACTGTTCCCCCAGTATTCGCTGGAAGAGATCAAGGACATCTTAAAGTACAGGATTAAGTACGGCTTCATGCAGGGCGTGATCTCCGAGGAGCTCGTAGACCGCGTGGCCAGGTATACGGCCGAGACGGGCGACCTGAGGGTGGGGATAAACATGCTGAAGCGCGCCGGCCTGAACGCCGAGCGTCGCGCCAGCCGGACCATATCCGAGGAGGACGTCGAGAGGGCCTACGAGGGGTCCAGGTATGTCCACCTGAACTATACTATAAGGAGCCTCAAGAAGGAGGAGAAGGCGCTATTGAAGTGTATCGTGGAGTCGGGTAAGGATGAGATGATGTCGGGGGAGCTTTATGATCGCTTCCGGGAGAAGACCGGGCTGGGCTACACGTCGTTCTATGAGATGGTAAACCGCCTCGAGGGGCTGAAGCTGGTCTCTCTCAATAATACGGGTAAGGGCGTGAGGGGCCAGAGCCGGCTCGTCTCCCTCATGTATGACCCTAAAGAGGTCGGCAAACGCATCGACGTCTAGTAACTACTTTTTTCACCACAAGGTACACAAAGCTAACACCACTTTTTTTTACCACAAGGTACACAAGGAAACACAAAGTACACAATTTTTTTAAATAATAAAGAGATTGTGTACCTAGTGTTTTTTGTGTACCTAGTGGTGAAAAGCCTAGTGTTTTTTGTGTTCTTTGTGGTGAAAAGCCTGGTGTTTTTTGTGTACCTCGTGGTGAAACCAAGATGAATGGAAATACAAGGTCGCTGCTAGATGATATAATAGCTCCAGATGGTCCAGAGGGCCATAAGCAGGCCCTGAAACATCGCCAATACTATCGTCATCGCCTGGTCAAGGTCGCGATTCTCGCCTATCTTTGCCAGTATTATGAAAACAGGGAAAACTACCAGTATGTACCTGGCCATGCTCCAGGTAGAGTTAGGCGTCGAGAGGGGGATCAATATCAGAAGAAGGCCGTAGGCAAGGTAAGAGATGTCGATCTTTTTGAAGCATGCGGCTAGAAGGGCGAGCGAGGCGAGGGTGAACAGGGCCTCGAAGCGCACGTCGCCGCTATGGCTGGCCAGGCGGCCCAAAAGCTCGACGGCGGGATTAGAAAGACGGCCTCCCCACGCCGACTGGATGTGCATGAATGCCAGCGGGTCCCCGGTAAGGCAATAGTTATAAAGGCAAAAGAGCGAAAGGCCGATGAGCGGCAGCGATAGGAGTAGCGCGTCAGGCCTGACATCGCCGAGCTTAAAGTCCTTTGACCGCAGGTATTCGTACGCCATTGGCAAAGCTATGATCACGCCGTAGGGGCGGGTCAGCGCAGTCAGAAAGCCCAGCACGCCAGAGTAATGCCAGCGACCCCTCCTCGCATAGTAAAAGCACGCCAGGCTCAGCGCCAGAAAGGTGGATTCGGTGAACACTCCTGAAAAAATGAAAGCGGTGGGGAACAGGAACAGGTATTTTATGGCCCGCCTCGCGGTCCGCTCATCATCGTCAAGCCTGACAAGCTTGTATAAGTATACGCATGCGATGATCAGGCAAACGTTAGATATGGCGAGGCCTGCGGCGAAGTAGTCCCCTATTAAGGCTGCCGCCAGCCTCATCGCCATCGGGTATAGCGGAAAGAAGGCATAGTTGGCCATGTTCACGGAATTCGTGGCCGTCGAATAGCCATTCTTTGCTATATCGATGTACCAGTTAGAGTCCCACACGTTCCACATGTCAAACCAGCGTGGGAACTCGCTGAGGTCTCGCCCGCCGAAGGCGTCGTGTGATATGAGGCCTATTAGCATCAGGGCCGCACGGGTCGCCACGAAGAGCAGCAGGGCGTATCCCAGGCCTTCGGGTACCTTTTTTAATGCCTGGCGGAAAACGCTCACCTCAACGCATCCAGGTACCACCGGTCGACCTCCTCATAAACCCCGGTCGTCTTCGCCAGGCGGACCGCGATGGAATGATAGCATATGCCGCCCTTGACCGAAAGCCTGTACAGGTAATCGTTACAGGTGCAAAAATCGTCCTCGACGATGTACTCGCCGCTGAAGCCTCTCACCACGAAGAAGTCCCTGTACTTCTTAACCTTGCCAGACCTCACGGCATCTATGGCCTTTTTGCCCCTCGAGCCGTACTCCTCCACGAGGCGTTTTTCAACGTCGGGCGTCAGGCCCTCTCTCCTCGCATCGTCAAACACGCTCACGTATTTCATCCCATTTTATCGTCTTTATGCGGGGCGGGTCGTCTATAAATACTGTGGGCACGATGGCGTTCAGCCTCTCGGCCAGGCTTCTCATCGCCGGCGCCTCGGTATAGTAATGGGGCGCGCTCACGAGGGCCACCTCGCCGCGGCCCCTTATGACGTCATGCTTGAGCTCGGAGGATAGGACTACGTCTATACGGTTTTCTTTCGCATGCTCCAGGGCGAGCCTGAAGCCGCTGCCGGCCACGGTGGCGACGTGCCGGACCATCCGGCTCTCTTCGCCCACGTACTCTACGCTGCAGCCAAGGCGGGCCGAGGCCATGCAGGCGAGCTCTCGTAGGCTCATCTCCTCTACGGTGCCCACCCTTCCCCCGTAGAAAGCCTCGGGGCTTCTGAGGCCTATCAGGCCGGCCAGGACGTCGTTCACCCCGCCCGGGGCGTTGTCATAGTTCGTGTGCATCGTATACAGTGATAAGCCATTATCCAGCAGCAGGCGTAGCTTATGGGCCAGTTCCTCGCTTATCCGGCTTACCGGGTCCCATATTAGCGTATGGTGGGTGACCAGCATTCCGGCGCCATCCTCTGCCGCCCGCCTGATGGCGTAGGGCGTGGGGTCGAGCGCTACCGCCACCCTGCCCACCTCTCGCGAGCCTTTCAGTATCAGCCCTATCCTGCCCGCATCATACTCTTCCGCCAGGCCTGGCGGGGCTATCTCTTCCAGCCTGGATATGAGGCTTTCGACTTTCATAGGGCACCCTTACATCATATGTTCACGTCAAAATTATAGACTTTTGGT from Methanocella conradii HZ254 harbors:
- a CDS encoding outer membrane protein assembly factor BamB family protein, with the protein product MLTRRYLIALLMAITFIAPALAAEPTLDWAYQVGQPGQGSAYISASPVYNNGMLYVCSLDGIVYAIHAQSGVPQWKFKAGSTVLASPAFHDNTLYVGTANGMFYAIETFSGTEKWRFKAASNVDSTPLIMNGIVFVGSDDGRIYALKPSDGEEILNVSVGGGVSTALEGYDNVVYASTLNGRVVAVDPSFGKVKWSVNVGERAYSPLAHDGYLYVGTYDGSVISMETYQGSMAWKSQAGGQVVSRPEYYDGNIYVGSWDGNLYAFNATNGEMAWKFSTGGPIKASPFIDKAKGIIYVGSGDRCLYAVDARYGLQYWKFRADSPVYSTPIMVDDKLYFSSYGTSSGGGTVYSLTLPASVALATPTPGPTATPTPTVAPSEEPIVATYKPSPTSSQSWCPVPVLLGASVIGVVAVAAHRRRR
- a CDS encoding SWIM zinc finger family protein, translating into MKYVSVFDDARREGLTPDVEKRLVEEYGSRGKKAIDAVRSGKVKKYRDFFVVRGFSGEYIVEDDFCTCNDYLYRLSVKGGICYHSIAVRLAKTTGVYEEVDRWYLDALR
- a CDS encoding ORC1-type DNA replication protein; translated protein: MTKDILLWDQTVFKEQEYFELDFLPENLLHREAQMRSLKFSVSPALRGSTPLNACCRGAPGTGKTSAVLKVFSELENATQKVVPVYINCQLDSTRYAIFAQIFKKLFGYPPPSSGISFKKLFSQIAKHLVEKKRVLIVALDDFNYLMASKEADEVLYSLLRMHEVQPGAKAGAIAILSDLTLDMARDLTPQVQSVFLPEEILFPQYSLEEIKDILKYRIKYGFMQGVISEELVDRVARYTAETGDLRVGINMLKRAGLNAERRASRTISEEDVERAYEGSRYVHLNYTIRSLKKEEKALLKCIVESGKDEMMSGELYDRFREKTGLGYTSFYEMVNRLEGLKLVSLNNTGKGVRGQSRLVSLMYDPKEVGKRIDV
- a CDS encoding Nif3-like dinuclear metal center hexameric protein, which codes for MKVESLISRLEEIAPPGLAEEYDAGRIGLILKGSREVGRVAVALDPTPYAIRRAAEDGAGMLVTHHTLIWDPVSRISEELAHKLRLLLDNGLSLYTMHTNYDNAPGGVNDVLAGLIGLRSPEAFYGGRVGTVEEMSLRELACMASARLGCSVEYVGEESRMVRHVATVAGSGFRLALEHAKENRIDVVLSSELKHDVIRGRGEVALVSAPHYYTEAPAMRSLAERLNAIVPTVFIDDPPRIKTIKWDEIRERV
- a CDS encoding mannosyltransferase family protein, which codes for MVPGCVEVSVFRQALKKVPEGLGYALLLFVATRAALMLIGLISHDAFGGRDLSEFPRWFDMWNVWDSNWYIDIAKNGYSTATNSVNMANYAFFPLYPMAMRLAAALIGDYFAAGLAISNVCLIIACVYLYKLVRLDDDERTARRAIKYLFLFPTAFIFSGVFTESTFLALSLACFYYARRGRWHYSGVLGFLTALTRPYGVIIALPMAYEYLRSKDFKLGDVRPDALLLSLPLIGLSLFCLYNYCLTGDPLAFMHIQSAWGGRLSNPAVELLGRLASHSGDVRFEALFTLASLALLAACFKKIDISYLAYGLLLILIPLSTPNSTWSMARYILVVFPVFIILAKIGENRDLDQAMTIVLAMFQGLLMALWTIWSYYII